A segment of the Nitrosospira briensis C-128 genome:
CCAGAGCGTGACCGAAAAACTTACGCACATTGGTCGAAAACGCCACCAGATCTTTCTTGCTGCTCCCGATCCAGACGAGTGGTTTTTCTTCTTTGTCGGTCATATGTGCGTTATACCAGAACAGGTATATAAGAAGTAATCATAATGTAGCCCTCACGATTTCACGCAACACCATGCCGCCCTTTTTGCACTTGGTCTTTGAAACCGCCCGGGCTATAACGCTGTTTCCATCGTATAATTCACCCATGAGGCGGGTGTAGCTCAATGGCAGAGCAGAAGCTTCCCAAGCTTACGACGAGGGTTCGATTCCCTTCACCCGCTCCACCTTTCCCGGCCTATGAACCGTTATCCCAGATATGCTTTAATCATATTTGTCGCTGCCCTGACGATTCTGCTGCCCGGTCTCGCCATATATATTGCCGCAACTTTCGACCCTAACGCCTATAAGCCTCAGATCATCCAACTGGTGAAGGAAAAAAAGCAGCGCGAGCTCAAGCTCGATGGCGATATCAAGCTCACGTTTTTCCCCAGGCTCGGCGCGGAGATCAATGGCCTCTCACTCAGCGAATATCAAAGTAACGTGGAGTTTGCCTCTGCGGAGAATATTCTGGTATCTCTGGCGTTCTTGCCATTGCTCAGGAAGCAACTGGAGCTGGACGAAATCACGATAACGGGGCTGAAAGCCAATCTGATCCGTTTTACGGATGGGCATACGAATATTGATGACCTGTTCGTTAAAAGCGAAAAGCCGGAACAGTTCAAATTCAATATTGGTCACGTACTCGCGGAAAAAAGCACGCTTGTTTTTCGCGATGAAGCCAGCCAGAAGCAGTATATATTCGATGATCTCAATCTCAAGGCTGACCAGATCAATACCGCATCCAGCTCGATGGATGATGTTATTCGCAGCAAACTGGAATTAGCGTTCAGAATGAACCAACCCGAACAGCCTGAGATCGATCTTGCCACCCAACTGACATTTGATTTAACGCTGGATGCGGAAAAGCAATATTACGCCGTGAGTGGCCTTAACCTTGAGGGCACGGGGACAATTAGCGGGATCAATCATCTCGTGATAAGTTCCACGGGGGATCTCTCTGCGAGATTTGCTGCTGGTGTTGCTACCGGTGAATTCATTGTCAGTGGCCTGACTCTCGGCATTGCTGGAACAGGTGGCGGAAATAATTTCGATATCAAGTTTGATGCACCGCGCCTGAGCCTGAATGGCGAAAAAGTGGCCAGCGATAGAATTATTGCGGTGCTGAAAATTATCAGCGCCGGGGGTAACACCAACGGTAATTTCTCTCTTTCAGGCTTGAACGGCACGATAAGCGATTTCAAGAGCAGCGTGCTCACGGTCGAGATGGAATCACAGATAAATGAGAGAGTCGTCAAGGCCATGCTTGCCTCCCCGCTTGCCGGCAGCACCACTGCCCAGCAACTGGCTTTGTCGGATCTGGCGATCACTATCGATGCCGGCAGCGCCGGCATTGCAGATGGCCTCCATGGTAATTTGAAGGGTAGCGCTTCATTGGATGGCTTGGCTCAAAATGTACAGGTGCAGTTTAATGGCAAGTTGGGAGACAGCGATATCAAAGGGAATTTGGAAGCAAGCAGCTTAACTCAACCTGTCCTCAATTTTTTGGTGGATATCGGCCAGCTTGATCTGGATCGCTTCCTGCCACCCCAGCAAAAGCAGCGGGGGACAAGAGAGTTTACAACAAAGATTGCGAGCGCAAAACGTGTGGATGAACCGTTCGACTTATCCTTATTCGATGATCTGGAGAGTGTGGAAATCCAAGGCTCGATCCGGATCGGCATACTGAAAGCTGCTAACGTCACGTCGTCCGGGATGAAACTGAATATCAGGACCGGTCAGTACCGGGACCCTCATTGAGCTCTTTTGCCACAAAGCTGATCCACTGGCAAAAAGATCATGGCCGCCACCACCTGCCTTGGCAGAACACTCGCGACCCGTATGCGATATGGTTGTCTGAAATCATGCTGCAACAGACACAGGTGAGTACGGTTATTCCTTACTACCTGCGCTTTCTGCAATGCTTCCCCGATATCGGAAGCCTTGCTGCGGCATCCCTCGATGATG
Coding sequences within it:
- a CDS encoding AsmA family protein, which gives rise to MNRYPRYALIIFVAALTILLPGLAIYIAATFDPNAYKPQIIQLVKEKKQRELKLDGDIKLTFFPRLGAEINGLSLSEYQSNVEFASAENILVSLAFLPLLRKQLELDEITITGLKANLIRFTDGHTNIDDLFVKSEKPEQFKFNIGHVLAEKSTLVFRDEASQKQYIFDDLNLKADQINTASSSMDDVIRSKLELAFRMNQPEQPEIDLATQLTFDLTLDAEKQYYAVSGLNLEGTGTISGINHLVISSTGDLSARFAAGVATGEFIVSGLTLGIAGTGGGNNFDIKFDAPRLSLNGEKVASDRIIAVLKIISAGGNTNGNFSLSGLNGTISDFKSSVLTVEMESQINERVVKAMLASPLAGSTTAQQLALSDLAITIDAGSAGIADGLHGNLKGSASLDGLAQNVQVQFNGKLGDSDIKGNLEASSLTQPVLNFLVDIGQLDLDRFLPPQQKQRGTREFTTKIASAKRVDEPFDLSLFDDLESVEIQGSIRIGILKAANVTSSGMKLNIRTGQYRDPH